In Juglans microcarpa x Juglans regia isolate MS1-56 chromosome 8D, Jm3101_v1.0, whole genome shotgun sequence, the following are encoded in one genomic region:
- the LOC121243482 gene encoding putative nuclease HARBI1, which yields MESSDDEKDGILGNYIPKELAHGLASSGAKFVDEVLNSQSEHCLENFRMDKHVFYKLCDILQAKGLLRHTNRIKIEEQLAIFMFIIGHNLRTRAVQELFRYSGETISRHFNNVLNAIMAISLDFFQPPGSEILEDPRFYPYFQDCVGAVDGIHIPVMVGVDEQGPFRNKNGMLSQNVLAACSFDLKFHYVLAGWEGSASDLQVLNSALTRRNKLLVPEGKYYLVDNKYANMPGFIAPYPGVPYCLKEYPSGYHPQDARELFNQRHSLLRNATDRIFGALKARFPILMSAPPYPLQTQVKLVVATCAIHNYIRREKPDDWIFRKYEQDSTALQIESLLPPLEAEQPIMHIDTQALDIGVEAEQLEISSQLRDSIATDIWNDYIHDFSAM from the exons ATGGAGAGCTCTGATGATGAAAAAGATGGAATCCTTGGGAATTACATTCCAAAAGAACTGGCCCATGGTTTGGCATCTAGTGGAGCAAAATTTGTCGATGAAGTACTTAATAGCCAAAGTGAACACTGCTTGGAAAATTTTCGCATGGATAAGCATGTATTTTACAAGTTGTGTGATATTTTGCAAGCCAAAGGCTTGCTACGTCACACAAATCGAATCAAGATTGAGGAACAATTAGCCATTTTCATGTTCATAATTGGCCACAATCTACGTACAAGAGCTGTCCAAGAGTTATTCCGATATTCAGGAGAAACCATCAGTCGCCATTTCAATAATGTTTTGAATGCAATTATGGCAATTTCTTTAGACTTCTTTCAGCCTCCGGGTTCAGAGATCTTGGAAGATCCAAGATTCTATCCATACTTTCAG GATTGTGTGGGAGCAGTTGATGGTATCCATATTCCAGTTATGGTAGGTGTAGATGAGCAAGGACCTTTCCGCAATAAGAATGGCATGCTTTCACAAAATGTTCTGGCAGCTTGCTCATTTGATCTCAAGTTCCATTATGTTCTAGCCGGCTGGGAAGGCTCAGCATCAGATTTGCAAGTCCTAAATTCTGCACTGACAAGGCGAAACAAACTGCTGGTCCCTGAAG GTAAATACTACCTTGTAGACAACAAGTATGCAAATATGCCAGGTTTCATTGCCCCATATCCAGGTGTTCCATATTGCTTAAAGGAATATCCGAGTGGCTATCATCCACAAGATGCCAGAGAGCTATTTAATCAACGACACTCGTTGTTACGAAATGCCACTGATCGGATCTTTGGCGCTTTGAAGGCACGATTCCCAATATTGATGTCTGCTCCTCCATACCCATTACAAACACAGGTCAAGTTGGTTGTGGCAACATGTGCAATACACAATTACATCCGGAGGGAGAAACCAGATGATTGGATTTTTAGAAAGTATGAACAGGACAGCACGGCATTACAAATCGAGTCGTTGTTGCCCCCTTTAGAGGCGGAACAACCCATTATGCATATTGATACCCAAGCTCTGGACATTGGCGTTGAAGCAGAACAACTAGAAATCTCTTCACAATTGCGAGACTCCATTGCAACTGATATTTGGAATGACTACATCCATGATTTTTCAGCCATGTAA
- the LOC121241811 gene encoding uncharacterized protein At3g17950-like: MLDPANNMLPPPSSPSISSVSSSDLDTESTGSFFHDRSTTLGTLMGVSFPAITFRAPSQHRDPQTSVSVSVSAVSRRAKKPRKNKNNAQPPQAMVERRRRWWQLCRDSEARPASLGEFLEVERRFGDGAFFGAAAAELEGVVVLQQQQQHQHQHQQRNGNGRLLFADGRVLPPATDGDDGASTAGALCRFPVSLSGICSGGAG; encoded by the exons atgttGGATCCAGCAAACAACATGCTGCCTCCCCCCTCATCTCCATCTATCTCCTCCGTTTCTTCCTCCGATCTTGACACCGAG TCTACAGGGTCCTTTTTTCATGATAGAAGCACAACTCTGGGGACTCTAATGGGCGTGAGCTTCCCTGCCATTACCTTCAGAGCCCCATCTCAGCACCGGGACCCCCAAACGTCCGTTTCGGTGTCCGTTTCCGCGGTGTCCCGGAGGGCCAAGAAGCCCAGAAAGAACAAGAACAACGCTCAGCCACCTCAGGCGATGGTAGAGCGGCGGCGGAGGTGGTGGCAGCTTTGCAGGGACAGCGAGGCAAGGCCAGCCTCGCTGGGCGAGTTTCTCGAGGTGGAGCGGAGGTTCGGTGACGGAGCGTTCTTCGGTGCGGCCGCGGCAGAGCTCGAAGGCGTGGTGGTGCTgcagcaacagcagcagcatCAGCATCAGCATCAGCAGAGGAACGGGAACGGACGGCTGTTGTTCGCCGACGGAAGGGTTCTTCCGCCGGCCACCGATGGTGATGATGGGGCATCGACGGCTGGGGCGCTCTGCAGATTCCCGGTTTCACTCAGTGGGATCTGTAGTGGCGGGGCAGGATaa
- the LOC121243449 gene encoding putative pentatricopeptide repeat-containing protein At3g15130, with protein MPRPTPLFIATRLPSFVRCCRRFFASDSFENSAEEEIYSTLLRRYAEKSDSYNGRGIHAKFVKGSLPFSLFLRNHLLNMYVKCGDLVNGLLLFEEMPEKNVVSWSAVIAGLVQHGCPNEALSLFCRMHRDGTTKPNEFTLVSTLHACSLVQNLTQAYQLYSFVVRLGFESNIFLLNAFLTALIRHGELAGALEVFENCRTKDIVSWNAMMAGFLQFSFADVPKFCYRMICEGVKPDSFSFSSVLTGLAALSDFKLGLQVHAQLVRYGYGVEICVGNSLADMYMKNQKLVEGFKAFDEMPVRDVCSWTQMAAGCLQCGEPSKALEIVAEMKKMGVKPNKFTLATALNACANLASLEEGKKVHGLRIKLGTDIDVCVDNALLDMYAKCGCVDNAWTVFQSMNDHSIVSWTTMIMACAINGLARKALKIYDEMRLKDIQPNYITFICVLYACGQGGFIDEGWELFASMTRDYGILPVEDHYACMVNLLGRAGRIKEAEEFILRMPFQPGVLVWKTLLGACHVYGDMEIGKRAAEHVLHLDGKDPSTYVVLSNLFAGLSNWDGVGMLRELMEARDVKKMPASSWIEIEKNHSLLPKLEGFM; from the coding sequence ATGCCCCGTCCAACTCCTCTCTTTATAGCCACAAGGTTGCCTTCTTTCGTTCGATGTTGTCGAAGGTTTTTTGCATCGGACAGTTTTGAAAACTCAGCCGAGgaagaaatttattctactctGTTGCGTAGATATGCAGAAAAATCTGACTCATATAACGGAAGAGGAATTCATGCTAAGTTCGTCAAAGGTTCtcttcccttttctcttttcctccGTAATCACTTACTCAATATGTATGTTAAATGCGGTGATCTGGTCAATGGTCTCCTACTGTTTGAGGAAATGCCCGAAAAGAATGTCGTGTCGTGGTCAGCTGTCATTGCGGGTCTCGTTCAACATGGTTGTCCTAATGAAGCTCTTTCTCTGTTTTGCCGTATGCACCGTGATGGAACAACGAAGCCCAACGAATTCACCCTCGTCAGCACACTCCACGCATGCTCGTTAGTGCAGAATTTGACGCAGGCATATCAACTTTATTCATTCGTTGTTCGCTTGGGATTTGAGTCAAACATTTTCTTGCTGAATGCCTTCCTGACAGCTTTGATTAGGCATGGTGAATTGGCAGGGGCTCTGGAAGTCTTTGAGAATTGTCGAACTAAGGATATTGTGTCTTGGAATGCCATGATGGCTGGGTTTTTGCAGTTCTCTTTTGCGGACGTGCCCAAATTTTGCTATCGAATGATTTGTGAAGGTGTGAAGCCTGATAGCTTCTCATTTTCCAGTGTTCTCACCGGGCTGGCTGCCCTTTCTGACTTTAAATTAGGATTGCAGGTTCATGCTCAGCTTGTCAGATATGGTTATGGTGTCGAGATTTGTGTGGGGAACTCTTTGGCAGATATGTATATGAAAAATCAGAAGTTGGTTGAAGGGtttaaagcttttgatgagATGCCAGTGAGAGATGTGTGCTCGTGGACTCAGATGGCTGCAGGATGCCTACAGTGTGGAGAACCAAGCAAAGCACTTGAGATTGTTGCagagatgaagaagatgggTGTAAAACCGAACAAGTTTACCCTTGCGACTGCCTTGAATGCCTGTGCTAATTTGGCTTCATTGGAGGAAGGGAAGAAAGTTCACGGCTTGAGAATCAAGCTCGGAACTGACATTGATGTCTGTGTAGATAATGCTTTACTAGATATGTATGCAAAATGTGGGTGTGTGGACAACGCATGGACAGTTTTCCAATCCATGAATGATCATTCTATTGTCTCATGGACGACAATGATCATGGCATGTGCAATAAACGGCCTAGCTAGGAAAGCTCTCAAGATTTATGATGAGATGAGGCTGAAGGATATTCAGCCAAACTACATAACCTTCATTTGTGTGCTTTATGCATGTGGCCAAGGAGGTTTTATCGATGAAGGGTGGGAGTTATTCGCCTCCATGACCCGTGATTATGGAATCCTTCCTGTAGAAGATcactatgcatgcatggtaaatCTTCTAGGTCGAGCTGGACGTATCAAAGAAGCCGAGGAATTCATTTTAAGAATGCCATTTCAACCAGGTGTGCTAGTTTGGAAAACTTTGCTCGGTGCTTGTCATGTATATGGTGATATGGAAATCGGGAAGCGTGCAGCCGAGCATGTATTACATCTGGACGGAAAAGATCCGTCAACCTATGTAGTATTATCCAACTTGTTTGCTGGCTTGAGCAATTGGGATGGGGTAGGGATGCTGAGAGAATTAATGGAAGCTAGGGATGTGAAGAAAATGCCTGCATCTAGTtggattgaaattgaaaagaaccATTCCCTACTTCCAAAACTTGAAGGATTTATGTAA
- the LOC121243246 gene encoding uncharacterized protein LOC121243246, which produces MGNVTSCAPSIISSSGAVKVLFSDGRFEVYTKPVKAAELMLENPGQFVCESSTLKVGHRIQGLLADEELELRRQFYFLLPMELLYSVLTLEEMSSLSYRSSKALKRGSFNNLGKIFPVLGEFCMFPSEAKTLNGDQDTDHDLQQEPVLQRYSKQRSWKPALETIAETPCRQS; this is translated from the coding sequence ATGGGGAATGTGACATCTTGTGCTCCTTCCATAATCTCATCAAGTGGAGCAGTGAAGGTCTTATTCAGCGATGGAAGATTTGAAGTCTACACAAAGCCAGTAAAAGCAGCAGAGCTCATGCTAGAGAATCCTGGACAATTTGTCTGCGAATCCAGCACCCTCAAAGTTGGCCACAGGATTCAAGGCCTTCTAGCAGATGAAGAGCTTGAGCTGCGGCGCCAGTTCTACTTCCTCCTTCCCATGGAGCTCCTCTACTCGGTCCTTACACTCGAGGAAATGAGCTCTCTCTCTTACAGATCTTCCAAGGCTTTAAAGCGTGGAAGCTTCAACAACTTGGGCAAGATCTTCCCTGTGCTTGGGGAGTTTTGCATGTTTCCTTCTGAAGCCAAGACATTAAATGGTGATCAAGACACTGATCATGATCTTCAGCAAGAACCAGTCCTGCAGAGGTACTCAAAGCAGAGATCATGGAAGCCTGCGTTGGAGACTATTGCTGAAACACCATGTAGACAATCATGA
- the LOC121241918 gene encoding uncharacterized protein LOC121241918, giving the protein MRRNLISISKLDESGYFIGYPDRSKGYKFYCPNRGTRIVESITAKFLENDVGVSGSSVLKELFADPNPVVVPVPVVQERAVSLPIEIVSEEPEQQEEIPTIVESFSEPQVRRSQRERR; this is encoded by the exons ATGAGACGGAATTTGATTTCTATATCAAAACTTGATGAATCTG GTTATTTTATTGGGTACCCAGATAGATCAAAAGGATATAAGTTCTATTGTCCTAATCGTGGCACCAGAATTGTTGAGTCCATTACTGcaaaatttttggaaaatgatgttgGTGTCAGTGGGAGTTCTGTATTGAAGGAGTTATTTGCTGATCCTAATCCAGTTGTTGTTCCAGTTCCCGTTGTACAGGAAAGAGCTGTTTCTCTGCCAATTGAGATTGTTAGTGAAGAACctgaacaacaagaagaaattcCAACAATAGTAGAGTCATTTTCTGAGCCACAAGTCAGAAGATCTCAAAGAGAAAGaag ATAA